A DNA window from Mycolicibacter terrae contains the following coding sequences:
- a CDS encoding ABC transporter substrate-binding protein has translation MAARCRPAAALLVAVATAVSAWSVSACTSATVDQIDYAVDGGLMTYNTTSVAGAASAAPQAFSRTLTGFGYHGPDGQIVTDHDFGSISVVGRAPLVLDYQIAEAAVYSDAHPITCDDLVLAWAAQSGRFGGFDAASRAGYLDIEHIDCEPGTKKARVSFFPDRNIVDHEELFTATSMMPSHILSDKLGLNVTEAVLGRLGPVEEIMPKVAAAWNTTWRLDHNADLRNFPSSGPYKIDSVLEGGAVVLVANDLWWGAKPVTKRITVWPQGSDIADRVNKRVVEVVDVATGSAGSLITPDDYQSSDTPSGGIEQLIFAPSGPLSEIPARRAVALCTPRDVIARDAGVPMVNSRLNTAIDDAFDQAENVPEAEQFAHADPDAARDTLGGKPLTVRIGYRGPNTRLAAVVGAISGSCAPSGITVTEVASDGIGPEALRDGQIDVLLASTGGSTGSGSTGSSAMDAYELFSGNGNNLSGYHNDQIDGIISALAVTADPAEMVRLLTESGPVLWADMPTLPLYRQQRTLLSSKKTYGVAANPTRWGAGWNMDRWALQQ, from the coding sequence GTGGCGGCCCGCTGTCGGCCCGCGGCGGCCCTGCTGGTGGCGGTCGCCACAGCGGTGAGTGCGTGGTCGGTCTCGGCGTGCACCAGCGCCACCGTCGATCAGATCGACTACGCCGTCGACGGCGGTCTGATGACCTACAACACCACCTCGGTGGCCGGCGCCGCCTCGGCGGCGCCCCAGGCGTTCTCGCGCACCTTGACCGGTTTCGGCTATCACGGGCCGGACGGCCAGATCGTCACCGACCACGACTTCGGCAGCATCTCGGTAGTCGGCCGCGCGCCGCTGGTGCTGGACTACCAGATCGCCGAGGCGGCGGTCTATTCCGACGCCCACCCCATCACCTGCGACGACCTGGTGCTGGCCTGGGCTGCTCAATCCGGGCGGTTCGGCGGCTTCGACGCCGCCAGCCGAGCCGGCTACCTCGACATCGAGCACATCGACTGCGAGCCGGGAACCAAGAAGGCCCGGGTGTCGTTCTTCCCCGACCGCAACATCGTCGACCACGAGGAGCTGTTCACCGCGACCTCGATGATGCCGTCGCACATCCTCAGCGACAAGCTCGGCCTGAACGTCACCGAGGCGGTGCTGGGCAGATTGGGACCGGTCGAGGAGATCATGCCCAAAGTCGCCGCGGCCTGGAACACCACCTGGCGGCTCGATCACAACGCCGACTTGCGAAACTTCCCGTCGTCGGGACCCTACAAGATCGACTCGGTGCTCGAGGGGGGCGCTGTGGTGCTGGTCGCCAACGATCTCTGGTGGGGCGCCAAGCCTGTCACCAAGCGGATCACGGTGTGGCCACAGGGCTCCGACATCGCCGATCGGGTCAACAAGCGCGTCGTGGAGGTCGTCGACGTGGCGACCGGGTCCGCCGGATCGCTGATCACCCCCGACGACTACCAGAGCAGCGACACCCCGTCGGGCGGTATCGAGCAGCTGATCTTCGCCCCGTCCGGGCCGCTGTCGGAGATCCCGGCGCGGCGGGCGGTGGCGCTGTGCACCCCACGTGACGTGATCGCCCGGGACGCCGGCGTGCCGATGGTCAATTCGCGCCTGAACACCGCCATCGACGATGCGTTCGACCAGGCCGAGAACGTGCCCGAGGCCGAGCAGTTCGCGCACGCCGATCCCGACGCGGCCCGCGACACGCTGGGCGGCAAACCTTTGACGGTGCGGATCGGTTACCGCGGACCCAACACCCGGCTGGCCGCGGTGGTCGGGGCGATCAGCGGATCGTGCGCGCCGTCGGGGATCACCGTCACCGAGGTGGCGTCCGACGGCATCGGGCCGGAGGCGCTGCGGGATGGGCAGATCGACGTGCTGCTGGCGAGCACCGGCGGGTCCACCGGTAGCGGCTCGACGGGGTCGTCGGCGATGGACGCCTACGAGCTGTTCAGTGGTAACGGCAACAACCTGTCCGGCTACCACAACGACCAGATCGACGGCATCATCTCCGCGTTGGCCGTCACCGCCGACCCCGCCGAGATGGTCCGGTTGCTGACCGAGAGCGGCCCGGTGCTGTGGGCCGATATGCCGACCCTGCCGCTGTACCGTCAGCAACGCACCCTGCTGTCGTCGAAGAAGACGTACGGGGTGGCCGCCAACCCCACCCGGTGGGGGGCCGGCTGGAACATGGACCGCTGGGCGCTGCAACAGTGA
- a CDS encoding adenine phosphoribosyltransferase: MRPAGRSDDAADEVIAALTREVADFPVPGIAFKDLTPVFADAAGLAAVTDALARFAAGAEVVAGIDARGFLLAGAVAARLGVGALAVRKGGKLPPPVLSESYQLEYGQAVLEIPADGIDLAGRRVVILDDVLATGGTLAATHRLLQRAGAEVVAAAVVLELADMGGRAAVAPLRLMSLRLV; encoded by the coding sequence GTGAGACCAGCCGGACGGTCCGACGATGCCGCCGACGAGGTGATCGCGGCGCTGACCCGCGAAGTGGCCGACTTCCCGGTCCCGGGAATCGCGTTCAAAGATCTGACCCCGGTGTTCGCCGACGCCGCGGGGCTGGCCGCGGTCACCGACGCGCTGGCCCGGTTCGCTGCCGGAGCCGAGGTGGTGGCCGGCATCGACGCGCGCGGATTTCTGCTGGCCGGCGCGGTCGCCGCCCGGCTCGGGGTGGGTGCATTGGCGGTCCGCAAAGGCGGCAAATTGCCGCCGCCGGTGCTGTCGGAGTCCTATCAGCTCGAATACGGCCAGGCGGTGCTGGAGATCCCGGCCGACGGAATCGATTTGGCCGGCCGCCGGGTGGTGATCCTCGACGATGTTCTCGCCACCGGCGGGACGTTGGCTGCCACGCACCGGTTGTTGCAGCGCGCCGGAGCCGAGGTCGTCGCGGCCGCGGTGGTGTTGGAGTTGGCCGATATGGGCGGACGCGCCGCGGTGGCACCGTTGCGGCTCATGAGCCTGCGCCTCGTTTAG
- a CDS encoding RelA/SpoT family protein — protein sequence MAVFQPPAQDSPTERTDLLKVPTSASRRVRARIARRITAQRGALSPVLEPLVAVHRQFYPKANLALLQRAYEVAEGRHATQLRHSGDPYITHPLAVATILAELGMDTTTLVAAVLHDTVEDTGYTLEALGGEFGDEVAHLVDGVTKLDKVVLGTAAEAETIRKMVIAMARDPRVLVIKVADRLHNMRTIRFLPPEKQARKARETLEVIAPLAHRLGMATVKWELEDLSFAILHPKKYEEIVRLVADRAPSRDTYLAKVRTEIVNTLAKSKIGATVEGRPKHYWSIYQKMIVRGRDFDDIYDLVGLRILCDEIRDCYAAVGVVHSLWQPMAGRFKDYIAQPRYGVYQSLHTTVIGPEGKPLEIQIRTREMHRTAEYGIAAHWRYKEAKGRNGVPHPNAATEIDDMAWMRQLLDWQREAADPGEFLESLRYDLAVKEIFVFTPKGDVITLPNGSTPVDFAYAVHTEVGHRCIGARVNGRLVALERKLENGEVVEVFTSKAQNAGPSRDWQQFVVSPRAKAKIRQWFAKERREEALESGKDGIAREVRRVGLPLQRLVNGESMAAVARELHYSDVSALYTAVGENHISAHHVVQRLVAQLGGVDQAEEDLAERSTPLTISRRERHTDDVGVAVPGAPGVLTKLAKCCTPVPGDEIMGFVTRGGGVSVHRTDCTNADALRQQAERIIEVKWAPSPSSVFLVAIQVEALDRHRLLSDVTKVLADEKVNILSASVTTSRDRVAISRFTFEMGDPKHLGHLLNVVRNVEGVYDVYRVTSAA from the coding sequence GTGGCGGTCTTCCAGCCTCCTGCCCAGGACTCGCCCACCGAGCGCACCGACCTGCTCAAGGTGCCGACCAGCGCCTCCCGGCGGGTGCGCGCCCGGATCGCCCGCCGGATCACCGCCCAACGCGGCGCGCTGAGCCCGGTGCTGGAGCCGCTGGTCGCGGTGCACCGGCAGTTCTACCCGAAGGCGAACCTGGCGTTGCTGCAACGCGCCTACGAGGTCGCCGAAGGTCGGCACGCCACCCAGTTGCGCCACTCCGGCGACCCCTACATCACGCATCCGCTGGCGGTCGCCACCATCCTGGCGGAGCTGGGCATGGACACCACCACGCTGGTGGCCGCGGTGTTGCACGACACCGTCGAGGACACCGGCTACACCCTCGAGGCGCTAGGCGGCGAGTTCGGCGACGAGGTCGCCCACCTGGTCGACGGGGTGACCAAGCTGGACAAGGTGGTGTTGGGCACCGCGGCCGAAGCCGAGACGATTCGCAAGATGGTCATCGCGATGGCGCGTGACCCACGAGTGCTGGTGATCAAGGTCGCCGACCGGCTGCACAATATGCGCACCATTCGCTTCCTGCCGCCGGAGAAGCAGGCCCGCAAAGCCCGCGAGACGCTGGAAGTCATTGCGCCACTGGCTCACCGGCTGGGTATGGCCACTGTCAAATGGGAACTCGAGGACCTGTCGTTCGCGATCCTGCACCCGAAGAAATACGAGGAGATCGTGCGACTGGTGGCCGACCGGGCGCCGTCGCGGGACACCTACCTGGCCAAGGTGCGCACCGAGATCGTCAACACGCTGGCGAAGTCCAAGATCGGCGCGACTGTCGAGGGACGGCCGAAGCACTACTGGTCGATCTATCAGAAGATGATCGTGCGGGGCCGCGACTTCGACGACATCTACGACCTGGTGGGGCTGCGGATCCTGTGTGACGAGATCCGGGACTGTTACGCCGCGGTCGGCGTGGTGCACTCGCTGTGGCAGCCGATGGCCGGCCGCTTCAAGGACTACATCGCCCAGCCGCGCTACGGGGTCTACCAGTCCCTGCACACCACGGTGATCGGCCCGGAGGGCAAGCCGCTGGAGATCCAGATCCGCACCCGCGAGATGCACCGCACCGCCGAATACGGCATCGCCGCGCATTGGCGCTACAAAGAAGCCAAGGGCCGCAACGGGGTTCCGCACCCCAACGCCGCCACCGAGATCGACGACATGGCCTGGATGCGTCAGCTGCTGGACTGGCAGCGAGAGGCCGCCGACCCCGGCGAGTTCCTCGAGTCGCTGCGCTATGACCTGGCCGTCAAGGAGATCTTCGTCTTCACCCCCAAGGGCGATGTCATCACCCTGCCCAACGGTTCGACCCCCGTCGACTTCGCCTACGCCGTGCACACCGAAGTCGGCCACCGCTGCATCGGCGCCCGCGTCAACGGCCGCCTGGTGGCACTGGAACGTAAGCTCGAAAACGGCGAAGTGGTAGAGGTTTTCACCTCCAAGGCCCAGAACGCCGGGCCGTCCCGGGACTGGCAGCAGTTCGTGGTGTCACCCCGGGCCAAGGCCAAGATCCGGCAGTGGTTCGCCAAGGAGCGCCGCGAGGAGGCGCTGGAATCCGGCAAGGACGGGATCGCCCGCGAGGTGCGCCGGGTCGGCCTGCCGCTGCAGCGGTTGGTCAACGGCGAGTCGATGGCCGCGGTCGCCCGCGAACTGCACTACAGCGATGTGTCGGCGCTCTACACCGCGGTCGGTGAGAACCACATCTCGGCGCACCACGTGGTGCAGCGGCTGGTGGCCCAGCTCGGTGGGGTGGACCAGGCCGAAGAGGACCTGGCCGAGCGGTCCACCCCGCTGACCATCTCGCGCAGAGAACGCCACACCGACGACGTCGGCGTCGCGGTGCCCGGCGCGCCCGGCGTGCTGACCAAGCTGGCCAAGTGCTGCACCCCGGTGCCCGGCGACGAGATCATGGGCTTCGTCACCCGCGGCGGCGGCGTGTCGGTGCACCGCACCGACTGCACCAACGCCGACGCGCTGCGCCAGCAGGCCGAGCGGATCATCGAGGTCAAATGGGCGCCGTCGCCGTCGTCGGTGTTCCTGGTGGCCATTCAGGTCGAGGCGCTGGACCGGCACCGGCTGCTGTCGGATGTGACCAAGGTGCTCGCCGACGAGAAAGTCAACATCTTGTCGGCGTCGGTCACCACGTCGCGCGATCGGGTGGCGATCAGCCGGTTCACCTTCGAGATGGGCGACCCGAAGCATCTCGGGCACCTGCTCAACGTGGTCCGCAACGTCGAGGGTGTCTACGACGTCTACCGGGTGACTTCCGCGGCCTGA
- a CDS encoding peptidylprolyl isomerase has translation MSTNEERRAQAKRKLEQQVQQRAEAARKQRRILMVAGAVVAVLLAAGVVFVVLRGDGDSGSVSASSTSETSDAADSVAASPGEPGQLPKFTASPTLGADCQYPKARPASKPVDPPRTGKVPTEPAEVSVSMMTDQGPIGLMLNNAQSPCTVNSFISLGAKDFFAGTQCHRLTTAPMLSVLQCGDPAGDGTGGPGYEFANEYPTDQYAPGDPAAQQPVTYPRGTLAMANAGPGTNGSQFFLVYQDSMLPPQYTVFGTIQQDGLATLDKIAEAGVATGGRSPDDGPPATKVTIKSVRAD, from the coding sequence GTGTCCACGAACGAAGAACGGCGCGCCCAGGCCAAGCGCAAGCTGGAACAACAGGTGCAGCAACGCGCCGAGGCGGCCCGCAAACAGCGCCGGATCCTGATGGTCGCCGGCGCGGTGGTGGCCGTGCTGCTGGCGGCCGGGGTGGTGTTCGTGGTGCTGCGCGGCGACGGCGATTCGGGCAGCGTCAGCGCCTCCTCGACGTCGGAGACCTCGGACGCTGCCGACTCTGTCGCCGCATCGCCGGGCGAGCCCGGGCAGTTGCCCAAGTTCACCGCGTCGCCCACCCTTGGGGCCGACTGCCAGTACCCCAAGGCGCGCCCGGCCAGCAAGCCGGTCGATCCGCCCCGGACCGGCAAGGTTCCGACCGAGCCGGCCGAGGTCAGCGTGTCGATGATGACCGACCAGGGACCCATCGGGTTGATGCTCAACAATGCCCAGTCACCCTGCACGGTCAACAGTTTCATCAGTCTGGGGGCCAAGGACTTCTTCGCCGGCACCCAGTGCCACCGGTTGACCACGGCTCCGATGCTCAGCGTGCTGCAGTGCGGTGATCCGGCCGGTGACGGCACCGGCGGCCCGGGATATGAGTTCGCCAACGAATACCCCACCGACCAGTACGCGCCGGGCGACCCCGCGGCCCAGCAGCCGGTGACCTACCCGCGCGGCACCCTGGCGATGGCCAACGCCGGCCCCGGCACCAACGGCAGCCAGTTCTTCCTGGTGTACCAGGATTCGATGCTGCCGCCGCAGTACACGGTGTTCGGCACGATTCAGCAGGACGGGCTGGCCACCCTGGACAAGATCGCCGAGGCCGGTGTCGCGACGGGCGGCCGCAGCCCCGATGACGGCCCGCCCGCCACCAAGGTGACCATCAAGTCCGTCCGCGCCGACTAA
- a CDS encoding MBL fold metallo-hydrolase: MLVTGFPAGMLACNCYVVAPRQGADAIVVDPGQRAMTRLRHILDENRLTPAAVLLTHGHIDHIWSAQKVSDTYGCPTYIHPEDRFMLTEPLRSLGTLPGQALFGVLSRVMFSEPKQLVELDRDGDKIGLGDTTVAVDHTPGHTRGSVIFRVAGVEAEVVFSGDTLFQNSVGRTDLPGGSGRDLMNSIVDKLLCLDDDTVVLPGHGPKTTIGAERRFNPFLQGLSA; this comes from the coding sequence GTGTTGGTCACCGGATTCCCCGCCGGAATGCTGGCGTGCAACTGCTACGTCGTGGCGCCGCGGCAAGGCGCCGACGCGATCGTCGTCGACCCCGGGCAGCGCGCGATGACCCGGCTGCGCCACATCCTCGACGAGAACCGGCTGACGCCGGCTGCGGTGCTGCTCACCCATGGCCACATCGACCACATCTGGTCGGCACAGAAGGTCTCCGACACCTACGGCTGCCCCACCTACATCCACCCCGAGGACCGATTCATGCTCACCGAACCACTACGGTCTCTCGGCACGCTGCCGGGCCAGGCGCTCTTCGGCGTACTGAGCAGGGTGATGTTCTCCGAGCCCAAACAGCTGGTCGAGCTGGACCGCGACGGGGACAAGATCGGCCTGGGCGACACCACCGTCGCCGTCGACCACACCCCCGGGCACACCCGCGGTTCCGTCATCTTCCGGGTCGCAGGCGTCGAAGCCGAGGTGGTCTTCAGCGGGGACACCCTGTTTCAGAACTCGGTCGGTCGCACCGACCTGCCCGGTGGCAGCGGACGCGATCTGATGAACTCGATCGTCGACAAGCTGCTCTGCCTCGACGACGACACCGTGGTGCTGCCCGGCCATGGCCCCAAGACCACCATCGGCGCCGAGCGCCGGTTCAACCCGTTTCTTCAAGGGCTGAGCGCGTGA
- the hisS gene encoding histidine--tRNA ligase → MSTFAAPKGVPDYVPPASAAFVTVRSQLLEAARRAGYGDIELPIFEDTALFARGVGESTDVVSKEMYTFADRGDRSVTLRPEGTAGVVRAVIEHGLDRGQLPVKLCYSGPFFRYERPQAGRYRQLQQVGVEAIGVDDPALDAEVIAVADAGFRSLGLDGFRLEITSLGDDSCRPAYRELLQQFLFGLDLDDETRRRAEINPLRVLDDKRPQVREMTAGAPLMLDHLSDGAKAHFDTVLAHLDALGVPYVINPRMVRGLDYYTKTTFEFVHDGLGAQSGIGGGGRYDGLMRQLGGQDLSGIGFGLGVDRTLLALAAEGKAVGETARCDVFGVGLSEAAKLRLAVLAGQLRAAGVRVDLAYGDRGLKGAMRAADRSGAVVALVAGDRDLEAGTVGVKNLSTGEQVEVPIDDVVAQVLGRLPRD, encoded by the coding sequence GTGAGCACCTTTGCCGCGCCCAAGGGGGTGCCCGACTACGTGCCGCCGGCCTCGGCGGCGTTCGTGACGGTGCGCTCGCAGCTGCTGGAAGCCGCCCGCCGCGCCGGCTACGGCGACATCGAGCTGCCGATCTTCGAGGACACCGCGCTGTTCGCGCGCGGGGTGGGGGAGTCCACCGACGTGGTGTCCAAGGAGATGTACACCTTCGCCGACCGCGGGGACCGGTCGGTGACGCTGCGCCCCGAGGGCACCGCCGGGGTGGTGCGCGCGGTGATCGAGCACGGGCTGGACCGCGGGCAGCTGCCGGTCAAGCTCTGTTACTCGGGGCCGTTCTTCCGCTACGAGCGCCCGCAGGCCGGCCGGTACCGGCAGCTGCAGCAGGTCGGGGTGGAGGCGATCGGCGTCGACGATCCGGCGCTGGACGCCGAGGTGATCGCGGTCGCCGATGCGGGGTTTCGCTCGCTGGGCCTCGACGGGTTCCGGCTGGAGATCACCTCCCTGGGCGACGACAGTTGCCGGCCGGCGTATCGAGAGTTGTTGCAGCAGTTCCTCTTTGGACTTGACCTCGACGACGAGACCCGTCGGCGCGCGGAGATCAACCCGCTGCGGGTGCTCGACGACAAGCGCCCGCAGGTGCGGGAGATGACCGCCGGCGCGCCGCTGATGCTCGATCACCTCTCGGATGGCGCCAAGGCGCATTTCGACACCGTGCTGGCGCACCTGGACGCGCTGGGCGTGCCCTATGTGATCAACCCGCGCATGGTGCGCGGCCTGGACTACTACACCAAGACCACCTTCGAGTTCGTGCACGACGGGTTGGGCGCGCAGTCCGGGATCGGCGGCGGCGGCCGTTACGACGGGCTGATGCGCCAGCTGGGCGGGCAGGACCTGTCCGGGATCGGTTTCGGGCTCGGGGTGGACCGCACCCTGCTGGCGCTGGCCGCCGAGGGCAAGGCGGTGGGGGAGACCGCGCGATGCGACGTCTTCGGGGTGGGGCTTTCCGAGGCGGCCAAGCTGCGATTGGCGGTCTTGGCCGGGCAATTGCGGGCCGCCGGGGTGCGGGTCGACCTGGCCTACGGGGATCGCGGCCTCAAGGGCGCGATGCGCGCCGCCGACCGCTCCGGGGCCGTGGTCGCGCTGGTCGCCGGTGACCGCGACCTGGAGGCCGGCACCGTCGGCGTCAAGAACCTGTCCACCGGGGAGCAGGTCGAGGTGCCGATCGACGATGTGGTGGCCCAGGTGTTGGGCCGGCTACCGCGAGATTGA
- a CDS encoding gamma-glutamylcyclotransferase family protein, whose protein sequence is MNTQLLFSYGTLRLPEVQRSTFGRELDGRPDAIIGYDLDYVTITDPEVVALSGSDRHPILRPSAAPDAFVSGTVFAISTAELAAADDYEVDAYRRISVPLRSGARAWVYVFAG, encoded by the coding sequence GTGAACACCCAACTGCTGTTCTCCTACGGCACGCTGCGGCTACCGGAGGTGCAGCGCAGCACCTTTGGGCGCGAACTGGACGGTCGGCCCGACGCGATCATCGGCTACGACCTGGACTACGTGACGATCACCGACCCCGAGGTGGTGGCGCTCAGCGGCAGCGACCGCCACCCGATCCTGCGCCCCTCGGCGGCACCCGACGCATTCGTCAGCGGCACGGTGTTCGCCATCAGCACAGCCGAGCTGGCGGCCGCCGATGACTACGAAGTCGACGCCTACCGGCGGATTTCGGTGCCACTGCGCTCCGGCGCGCGGGCCTGGGTGTACGTCTTCGCCGGCTGA
- a CDS encoding helix-turn-helix domain-containing protein — MTALLRTVRKQRGLTLDDLAERTGLTKSYLSKIERSRSTPSIATAIKVARALDVDVAQLFSERGDEDKIAVDRAVDRSADRQRYRAVASNILGKSMSPFVLRPTGRTARDAHPLHSGQEFVFVHSGTVELEYGDRTWTLAAGDSAYFDASISHRIRAIGSEPAEVIVVATDEAGTAR; from the coding sequence ATGACGGCACTGTTGCGCACCGTCCGCAAACAGCGGGGGCTCACCCTCGATGACCTCGCCGAGCGGACCGGATTGACCAAGAGCTACCTTTCCAAGATCGAACGCAGCCGCAGCACACCATCGATCGCGACGGCCATCAAGGTGGCCCGGGCCTTGGATGTCGATGTGGCGCAACTGTTCTCCGAACGCGGCGACGAGGACAAGATCGCGGTCGACCGCGCCGTCGACCGCAGCGCGGACCGGCAGCGCTACCGGGCGGTGGCGTCGAACATTTTGGGAAAGTCGATGTCGCCGTTCGTGTTACGGCCCACCGGGCGCACCGCGCGCGACGCTCATCCGCTGCACAGCGGCCAGGAGTTCGTGTTCGTCCACTCCGGGACCGTCGAGTTGGAGTACGGGGACCGGACCTGGACCTTGGCGGCCGGCGACAGCGCGTATTTCGACGCTTCGATCAGTCACCGCATCCGCGCGATCGGCAGCGAGCCCGCCGAGGTCATCGTCGTGGCCACCGATGAAGCGGGCACCGCGCGGTGA
- a CDS encoding aldolase, producing the protein MATTFDDSKPDLMQRAERRFAENFGQDDWSIRQKLALTCRALSDRGHDSGLAGQITARAEAPGTYYTQRLGLGFDEITEGNLLIVDEDLNVLEGEGMANPANRFHSWIYRARPDVQCIVHTHPFHVAALSMLETPLVISHMDTTPLYDDCAFLPSWPGVPVGNEEGEIISQAIGDKKAILLAHHGQIVAGASVEEACSLAVLIERAAALQLAAMAAGTIKELPEQLAREAHDWTSLPNRSAANFAYYARRALAGHPDAITR; encoded by the coding sequence ATGGCTACCACTTTCGACGATTCCAAACCCGATCTGATGCAGCGCGCCGAGCGCCGGTTCGCCGAGAACTTCGGGCAAGACGACTGGTCCATCCGGCAGAAACTGGCGTTGACCTGCCGGGCGCTGTCCGACCGCGGCCACGACTCGGGGCTGGCCGGGCAGATCACCGCGCGCGCCGAGGCGCCCGGTACCTACTACACCCAGCGGCTGGGCCTGGGATTCGACGAGATCACCGAAGGCAATCTGCTGATCGTCGACGAGGATCTCAACGTCCTCGAAGGCGAGGGAATGGCCAACCCCGCCAACCGCTTCCACAGCTGGATCTACCGCGCGCGCCCCGACGTGCAGTGCATCGTGCACACCCATCCGTTCCACGTGGCCGCATTGTCGATGCTGGAGACCCCGCTGGTCATCTCGCACATGGACACCACTCCGCTCTACGACGACTGTGCGTTCCTGCCGAGCTGGCCTGGGGTGCCGGTCGGCAACGAGGAGGGCGAGATCATCTCGCAAGCCATCGGTGACAAGAAGGCGATCCTGTTGGCGCACCACGGTCAGATCGTGGCCGGCGCCAGTGTGGAGGAGGCGTGCTCCCTGGCGGTGCTGATCGAACGTGCCGCCGCGCTGCAACTGGCCGCGATGGCTGCCGGGACCATCAAGGAACTCCCCGAGCAGCTGGCCCGCGAAGCCCACGACTGGACCTCGCTGCCGAACCGCAGCGCTGCCAATTTCGCCTACTACGCCCGCCGGGCGCTGGCCGGCCACCCCGACGCGATCACCCGATAA
- a CDS encoding dihydrodipicolinate synthase family protein, with protein MAAQLRGIIGYPVTPFGEGAGSGIDVAGLTTVIERLVEAGVHAIAPLGSTGELAYLSENEFDTVVDASVAAVAGRLPVLVGVSDLTTATTVRRARYAAQAGADAVMVAPVSYWKLSEREITAHYAAVSDAVDIDIVAYNNPATSGVDMSPELLVGMFESIEHVTMVKESTGDLTRMLRIAKLSDGRLPFFNGSNPLVLDALRAGAAGWCTAAPNLRAQPCLDLYSAVSAGELHTAQALYDDLKPLLEFIVAGGLPTTVKAGLELLGVPAGAPRRPLLPLDEAGRAELRRLLA; from the coding sequence GTGGCAGCACAATTGCGCGGCATCATCGGCTATCCGGTAACACCTTTTGGGGAGGGGGCCGGTTCCGGCATCGACGTCGCGGGCTTGACCACCGTCATCGAGCGCCTGGTGGAAGCGGGAGTGCACGCCATCGCCCCGTTGGGCAGCACCGGTGAACTCGCCTACCTCAGCGAAAACGAGTTCGACACCGTCGTCGACGCTTCGGTCGCGGCGGTCGCCGGACGGCTGCCGGTGCTGGTCGGGGTATCGGACCTGACGACCGCGACGACGGTGCGCCGCGCCCGGTACGCCGCGCAGGCCGGGGCCGACGCGGTGATGGTCGCGCCGGTGTCGTACTGGAAGCTCTCCGAGCGGGAGATCACCGCCCACTACGCGGCCGTGTCCGACGCCGTCGACATCGACATCGTCGCCTACAACAACCCGGCCACCTCCGGGGTGGACATGAGCCCCGAGCTGTTGGTGGGCATGTTCGAGAGCATCGAGCACGTCACCATGGTCAAGGAGTCCACCGGGGACCTGACCCGGATGCTGCGGATCGCCAAGCTGTCCGACGGACGCCTCCCGTTCTTCAACGGCAGTAACCCGCTGGTGCTCGACGCGCTACGCGCCGGGGCGGCCGGCTGGTGCACCGCCGCGCCCAACCTGCGTGCTCAGCCGTGCCTGGACCTCTACAGCGCGGTCAGTGCGGGCGAACTCCATACCGCACAGGCGCTCTACGACGACCTGAAGCCACTGCTGGAGTTCATCGTGGCGGGCGGGCTGCCGACCACGGTCAAAGCCGGCCTGGAGTTGCTCGGTGTGCCGGCCGGAGCGCCGCGGCGCCCCCTGCTGCCGCTCGACGAGGCGGGTCGCGCCGAACTGCGCAGGCTGTTGGCCTGA